One window of Penaeus chinensis breed Huanghai No. 1 chromosome 34, ASM1920278v2, whole genome shotgun sequence genomic DNA carries:
- the LOC125043495 gene encoding histone H2A has translation MSGRGKGGKVKGKSKSRSSRAGLQFPVGRIHRLLRKGNYAERVGAGAPVYLAAVMEYLAAEVLELAGNAARDNKKTRIIPRHLQLAIRNDEELNKLLSGVTIAQGGVLPNIQAVLLPKKTEKK, from the coding sequence ATGTCTGGTCGTGGTAAGGGTGGTAAGGTAAAGGGCAAGTCAAAGTCCCGCTCCAGCAGGGCTGGCCTTCAGTTCCCTGTGGGCAGAATTCACCGCCTTCTGCGTAAGGGAAACTACGCTGAGCGTGTGGGAGCAGGTGCCCCTGTGTACCTGGCTGCCGTCATGGAATACCTGGCCGCTGAGGTCCTGGAATTGGCAGGTAACGCCGCTCGTGACAACAAGAAGACCCGTATCATCCCCCGTCACTTGCAGCTTGCCATCCGTAACGATGAAGAGCTCAACAAGCTGTTGTCTGGCGTCACCATTGCCCAGGGTGGTGTTCTGCCTAACATCCAGGCTGTGCTCCTCCCCAAGAAGACCGAGAAGAAGTAA
- the LOC125043723 gene encoding histone H2B-like, with translation MPDLIKGLADVSQYCVRLVLVSETESNLLISKVLKQVHPDTGISSKAMSIMNSFVNDIFERIAAEASRLAHYNKRSTITSREIQTAVRLLLPGELAKHAVSEGTKAVTKYTSSK, from the coding sequence atgccagaccttatcaaaggccttgctgACGTCTCGCAGTATTGCGTTCGTCTGGTGCTtgttagcgagaccgagagcaatcTCCTCATAAGCAAGGTGCTCAAGCAGGTCCACCCTGATACCGGTATCTCCTCCAAGGCCATGTCTATCATGAACTCTTTCGTGAATGACATTTTTGAGCGCATTGCAGCTGAGGCTTCCCGCCTTGCACACTACAACAAGCGTTCCACCATCACCAGCCGGGAGATTCAGACCGCTGTCAGGCTGTTGCTCCCTGGAGAACTTGCCAAGCACGCTGTTAGTGAGGGCACAAAGGCCGTCACAAAGTACACTTCCTCCAAGTAA
- the LOC125043488 gene encoding histone H3: MARTKQTARKSTGGKAPRKQLATKAARKSAPATGGVKKPHRYRPGTVALREIRRYQKSTELLIRKLPFQRLVREIAQDFKTDLRFQSSAVMALQEASEAYLVGLFEDTNLCAIHAKRVTIMPKDIQLARRIRGERA; the protein is encoded by the coding sequence ATGGCACGTACCAAGCAGACTGCACGTAAGTCTACCGGAGGCAAGGCCCCCCGCAAGCAGTTGGCCACCAAGGCAGCACGTAAGTCTGCCCCTGCTACCGGAGGTGTCAAGAAGCCCCATCGTTACAGGCCCGGAACTGTTGCCCTTCGTGAGATCCGTCGTTACCAGAAGAGCACTGAGCTCCTGATCCGCAAGCTGCCCTTCCAGCGCCTGGTCCGTGAGATTGCCCAGGACTTCAAGACTGACCTCCGCTTCCAGTCCTCTGCTGTCATGGCTCTGCAGGAAGCCTCCGAGGCTTACCTGGTCGGCCTCTTTGAGGACACCAACCTCTGCGCTATCCACGCTAAGAGGGTCACAATCATGCCTAAGGATATCCAACTTGCTCGCCGTATCCGCGGAGAGCGCGCCTAA
- the LOC125043499 gene encoding histone H2B, with protein MPPKTSGKAAKKAGKAQKSITKGDKKKKRRRKESYSIYIYKVLKQVHPDTGISSKAMSIMNSFVNDIFERIAAEASRLAHYNKRSTITSREIQTAVRLLLPGELAKHAVSEGTKAVTKYTSSK; from the coding sequence ATGCCACCCAAAACTTCCGGAAAGGCTGCCAAGAAGGCCGGTAAGGCCCAAAAGTCTATCACCAagggtgataagaagaagaagcgcaggaggaaggagagctacAGCATCTACATCTACAAGGTGCTCAAGCAGGTCCACCCTGATACCGGTATCTCCTCCAAGGCCATGTCTATCATGAACTCTTTCGTGAATGACATTTTTGAGCGCATTGCAGCTGAGGCTTCCCGCCTTGCACACTACAACAAGCGTTCCACCATCACCAGCCGGGAGATTCAGACCGCTGTCAGGCTGTTGCTCCCTGGAGAACTTGCCAAGCACGCTGTTAGTGAGGGCACAAAGGCCGTCACAAAGTACACTTCCTCCAAGTAA